In Macrobrachium rosenbergii isolate ZJJX-2024 unplaced genomic scaffold, ASM4041242v1 171, whole genome shotgun sequence, a genomic segment contains:
- the LOC136838138 gene encoding tigger transposable element-derived protein 1-like: MLIQEKAKSLFDNLRAKADKSPKDETFAVSHGWFHCFKKQANLHHVSVSSESASANKPAAKKFPKMLKEIIDKEGYTLQQIFNIEKKIPEKTYINREEKTMPGFKAAKDRQTLLLGGNCSGGMKLKPLLVYHAGNPQALKNITKSSLPIIWMSNKNACVTCCI; the protein is encoded by the coding sequence ATGCTCATTCAAGAAAAGGCTAAAAGCCTTTTCGATAACTTGAGGGCTAAGGCTGACAAAAGTCCTAAAGATGAAACATTTGCTGTTAGTCATGGATGGTTTCATTGCTTCAAAAAACAAGCCAACTTGCATCATGTATCTGTAAGCAGTGAGTCAGCGAGCGCCAACAAACCAGCAGCCAAAAAATTTCCCAAGATGCTCAAGGAAATAATTGATAAGGAAGGTTATACCCttcagcaaatttttaatatagaaaaaaaaattccagaaaaaacGTACATCAACCGTGAAGAGAAGACAATGCCAGGATTTAAGGCGGCAAAGGATAGGCAAACGTTACTGCTGGGTGGCAATTGTTCGGGAGGCATGAAGCTAAAACCTCTCCTCGTCTATCATGCAGGGAATCCACAGgcactgaaaaatatcacaaaaagttcTCTACCCATAATATGGATGTCCAATAAGAATGCCTGTGTGACTTGCTGTATTTGA